Below is a genomic region from Billgrantia tianxiuensis.
TAACGGCACATCCTTCTTCAACTTGATGGTGAAGGCCTGGCTGTGCGAGCGCATGGCGCCGATGCGTACGCACAGACCATCGATCGGGATCGGGTTGGATTGCAGACCGAGGATCTTGTTGCTCTCGACGCTGCCCTTCCACTCCTCGCGGCTCTGACCATTGTCGAGCTTGGTGTCGATCCACGGCAGCAGGCTGCCAGCCAGAGGGGCGGTGAAGTTGTCGACCGGGAAATCACGGCCCTGCATGGCCGCGGCCACCTTGCGGTCGATGTCCAGGATCGCACTGGAAGGATTGTCGAGCTCGGTCTTGACCACGTCGCGCAGTGCGCCCATCTGATTGAGCAGCTCGCGCATGTGCTTGGCACCGGAGCCGGAGGCGGCCTGATAGGTCATGGAAGTCATCCATTCGATCAGGTCGGCCTCGAACAGCCCGCCCAGTCCCATCAACATCAGGCTGACGGTGCAGTTACCGCCGACGAAGGTCTTGGCACCACGCGCAAGTTGCGCATCGATGACGTGACGGTTGACAGGATCGAGCACGATGGTCGCCTCGTCCTCCATGCGCAGGGTGCTGGCGGCATCGATCCAGTAACCCTTCCAACCACTGCCGCGCAGATCGCCGTAGACCTGCTTGGTATAGTCGCCACCCTGACAGGTGATCACCACATCCAGCGCCTTGAGCTCGTCGATGTCGGTGGCATCCTTCAGCGGAGGTACGTCCACGCCGATGTCGGGGCCGGGTTGACCGACCTGGGAGGTGGTGAAGAAGATGGGCTCGATGCCATCGAAGTCTCCATCCTCCTGCATGCGTTGCATGAGCACGGAGCCCACCATGCCACGCCATCCGACGAAACCGACTTTCAACATGTGTGAAGTCCTCCTGGAAAGTATGAGGCCAATAGTATACACGACCCGGGCTCACCTCGCAGGCGAGCCCGAGCCCAGGGTAACGGCAGTGGTATGAGTTGGCGCTAAGCACGCATCGAAAGCCGCCAGCGCCGCACCGCCCATTTCGCGGGGGGAAACGGTGCGCATGCCCTCCGTGGCAATATCCGTCGTCCGCAGGCTCTCGTCCAGCACTTTCCCCATGCGGTACTCGACGCCGGGGCGATCGGACTCGTGGCGTGAGCCGTGCTGCCAAGCGCCAGGCGACCGCCAGCAGCGCGGCTACCTGGCAAAGCCCCCAAAGTGTCATATCAAGTAACAGTATGCCTTCCGGCAGCTGGCACAACATTGGCCTGAACTCTTTTTTCGAACCACTAGGCTTTTCGAACCACCAGGCTTTCCGAACCACCAGGCTTTCCGAACCACCAGGCCTACCATCTGGAGGATCGCAGCGATGCTTCACGACAGTGCCTGCCCTATCTCTCCCCCGCCGGCGCTACGCTTGCTGTTTCTCCTC
It encodes:
- the asd gene encoding aspartate-semialdehyde dehydrogenase, which produces MLKVGFVGWRGMVGSVLMQRMQEDGDFDGIEPIFFTTSQVGQPGPDIGVDVPPLKDATDIDELKALDVVITCQGGDYTKQVYGDLRGSGWKGYWIDAASTLRMEDEATIVLDPVNRHVIDAQLARGAKTFVGGNCTVSLMLMGLGGLFEADLIEWMTSMTYQAASGSGAKHMRELLNQMGALRDVVKTELDNPSSAILDIDRKVAAAMQGRDFPVDNFTAPLAGSLLPWIDTKLDNGQSREEWKGSVESNKILGLQSNPIPIDGLCVRIGAMRSHSQAFTIKLKKDVPLDEIEERIAKHNEWVKVIPNDKEATIAGLTPAAVTGTLSIPVGRLRKLNMGGEYLSAFTVGDQLLWGAAEPLKRMLKILREQ